From Paenibacillus sp. PvR098:
GATCGACCCGCCGGTGACGATGGCTGCCCCTTCTTTTACCGCGTTATCGAGCATCGTGAGAATACGATCGCGGGATTTACTTGAGATAACCGGTCCAAGCTGTGTGGCAGGATCGGAAGGATCTCCATAACGGATTTTCGATGCTTTTTCTGCAAATCGCTTCAAAAACTCCTCGCACATCGATCGTTGCACGAGAATACGAGAGCCGCAAACGCAGGTCTGTCCCGCTCCGATGAAAGCGGCAAATGCCGCACCATTCACGGCACGCTCCATGTCCATATCGTCAAATAGGATGACCGCGCCTTTGCCTCCTAATTCCAAAGTGGATGTGGCAAAATGGCTGGCCGCCGCCTGCCCGATCGACCTCCCGACCTCTGTCCCGCCGGTAAACACCACCTTCTTGATATCGGGATGAGCCGCAAGAGGTGCCCCCACATCTAATCCCAAGCCGTTGACGAGATTGATCACCCCTTTAGGGATACCGGCTTGCTCGGCAATCTCGACCAGCCGAACCGTCGTGAAGGGAGTCAGCTCCGAAGGTTTAATGACGACACTATTACCTGATGCGAGAGCCGGTGCCAGACATTTGGTTAAGATCAAGAGCGGATGATTAAAGGAAGTGAGGATCGCCACAACCCCAAGCGGCACCCGCTGCGTATAATTGATGTAAGGGCCTTCCACTGGAATATTGTCCGTGCACAAGGTCATAGCCAGGGATGCATTATACCGGAAAAACTGGGGCAGTCGTTTCAATTGCGCCCGCGTCTCCTGAATCGGTCTGCCATTATTGAGCGTTTCCAAGGGAAACAGTTCTTCAAGTCTTTCCTCCAACAAATCGGCTATACGATTCAGTACCCGAGCTCTCGCCGAATGCGGCGCCCTGCTCCATCCCCCTTGCTCGAAGGCTGCCTTTGCTGCTGCTACGGCACGGTTCACATCCCGCGCATCGCCTTTGGCGACATGACCGATGACCTGACCATTCGAGGGACTAACCACCCCCAGCGTATCTCCGCTCTCCGATTTACAAAAGTGCCCATCAATAAACAAATCTGCTGTTAATAACGTTTTGGCTTGTGACATCACCAGCACCGCCTTCTTTATAATTCTTTTCGCATGGAAGAAGAAACAATCCCCAGCTCTTCACGATACTTTGCAACGGTTCTGCGGGAAATATCGATTCCCTGTTGATTCAACATCCGGGTCATCGCTTGATCCGACAACGGCTTTCTTTTGTCTTCCTGTTGAATGAGCTGTTTTATTTTCGATTTTACGCTTTCTGATGAAACGCTGCCTTCTCCGCCAGACGCTAATCCTGTACTGAAAAAATATTTTAATTCAAACACCCCCCTGGGCGTCTGAATATATTTTCTCGTTGTAGCCCGACTGATGGTAGACTCATGCATCTCTAATTGCTGTGCAATTTGCTTTAAGGTAAGCGGGCGAATATGTTCTACACCATCATCGAGAAAGCTGCGCTGACTGTCCATGATGGCGCTGGAAACGCGATAAAGCGTCTGACTTCTCTGCTTTAAGCTGCGAACCAGCCATTTGACCTCGTTATACTTTTCGTGAAAAATCTGCTTATCCTTAAGCTGCTTCATCGACTGCCGTGAGAGCTGTTCATAACAAGCATGCATCGTTACTTTAGGCAACGCATGGTCATTTACGGATACGACATATTCTGAGCCCAATTTCTCCACCTTCACATCAGGAACAATGTATTGAGGCGCTTCCTGATGAAATACCGTCCCGGGTTTCGGGTTCAGGGAACGAATCAGATCCAGCATGCTTTTGAGCTCTTGCACATCCGTATGAAGCGAACTGGCCACCTTTTGATAACGATGACAGGCCAAATCATCTAAATGATGCTCGATGATTTGATAGGCCAGAGGGTTCAATATACCTGATCGGCTTAATTGCAGCACTAAGCACTCTTGCAAATTTCTGGCCCCTATTCCAGCAGGCTCAAGCTGCTGAACAATGTGCAGCGCATGCTCAATCTCTTCGGCACGCAGGTTAAGGCCATGCGCAGCTTCCTCTATAGAAATATCCAAATATCCCTTGTCATCCAGATTGCCGATTAAATAACGGGCGATTTCTCTCTCTTTCATGGACAGTCCGGGAATGTATCCCAGCTGCTGGTTTAATTCATTTTCCATCGTGAACCGCTCGGCATCCGAAATGCTCTCCATCCAAGAAGACGTTTCCAAGTAGGATTTCGGCTCGGAACGGATGTAATCTGTATCACCATCTAGCGACGGTCGTTCGGGAGTAACAGCTGCTGCAGAACCGATTCCTCTGCAAGCCTGTTCGTCGATCTCAATAAAAGGGTTATCATTGGCTTGCTGCTGTAAATACTCGATGAGCTCATGAGCTGAATACTGAAGAATATTAACCGATGCCCTAAGCTCCTGAGTGAAAACCAGCTTCTGTGCGGTGGCTTGCGTCAGTCCTATTTTCATTTCCATTCACCTCACTGGCTGCATTACGAATGCTAAAGCACTTAGACACTGCTTCTAAAAATTAAGAATAATGAACCGCTCATCAGCAATAAGGCAAGAAGTCTTTGCCAATCAAAAGCAATTCGCGGTACACCGAAAAAGCCAAAATGGTCAATAATCATACTGATGACAATTTGTCCGCTAATCATAGCCAACAGCATCGATGCCGCTCCGATTCGGGGAACGCTGATGATCGTTGTAAAAATGACCG
This genomic window contains:
- a CDS encoding aldehyde dehydrogenase family protein — protein: MSQAKTLLTADLFIDGHFCKSESGDTLGVVSPSNGQVIGHVAKGDARDVNRAVAAAKAAFEQGGWSRAPHSARARVLNRIADLLEERLEELFPLETLNNGRPIQETRAQLKRLPQFFRYNASLAMTLCTDNIPVEGPYINYTQRVPLGVVAILTSFNHPLLILTKCLAPALASGNSVVIKPSELTPFTTVRLVEIAEQAGIPKGVINLVNGLGLDVGAPLAAHPDIKKVVFTGGTEVGRSIGQAAASHFATSTLELGGKGAVILFDDMDMERAVNGAAFAAFIGAGQTCVCGSRILVQRSMCEEFLKRFAEKASKIRYGDPSDPATQLGPVISSKSRDRILTMLDNAVKEGAAIVTGGSIPKDAPAEGYYIEPTVLFTEDHRAAIAQEEVFGPVTVVIPFDDEEDAVRIANDTRFGLGASVWTKDVERAHRVSSQMLFGMVWINDHHRIDPASPWGGFKDSGYGRESAIQAYYDHTAVRSVIVNTTGKTADWYSESDESKRLN
- the rpoN gene encoding RNA polymerase factor sigma-54, producing MKIGLTQATAQKLVFTQELRASVNILQYSAHELIEYLQQQANDNPFIEIDEQACRGIGSAAAVTPERPSLDGDTDYIRSEPKSYLETSSWMESISDAERFTMENELNQQLGYIPGLSMKEREIARYLIGNLDDKGYLDISIEEAAHGLNLRAEEIEHALHIVQQLEPAGIGARNLQECLVLQLSRSGILNPLAYQIIEHHLDDLACHRYQKVASSLHTDVQELKSMLDLIRSLNPKPGTVFHQEAPQYIVPDVKVEKLGSEYVVSVNDHALPKVTMHACYEQLSRQSMKQLKDKQIFHEKYNEVKWLVRSLKQRSQTLYRVSSAIMDSQRSFLDDGVEHIRPLTLKQIAQQLEMHESTISRATTRKYIQTPRGVFELKYFFSTGLASGGEGSVSSESVKSKIKQLIQQEDKRKPLSDQAMTRMLNQQGIDISRRTVAKYREELGIVSSSMRKEL